The sequence GCCGAGCGATCCAAGGCTCCGCTTTTAGTCGCGGCTGCAACGAACCGTCTTCATCTCGGCCTTCTGACCTGCGCGCCTTCGCCTTCGCTCTGACCCGCTCCGACTCGGCCTCTTGTGCGCCTACTGAGTCGCCGCGACAGCGGGCTGCCAGCCGCGTCCGCCAGCGCTGGCTGCTGTGAGATGGTCGTCCCCGGGTCGCTGCTCTAGCCGCGCAGCCTTCTTGCATCTTGGCTCTAACCTGCTGGTATTGCTGAGCCGCCCTTACACCCGATGGCCCGCTTGACGCACACGCGCCCTATGTACTGCTTTTCTGACGCACTAAATTCGTTCTATCAATATTGAGATGAGCATGTGGGGACGAGACAGACCAAGGGATATGGAGCATTCTCGTTTAAAGTACTCCCTCCAGATCACTCACTAGAGGCTGGGGCGTGCCCTTAGCGCGCCTCCTGAGCAAACCTGTGCGCACAAATCCTGCCGTTAGAGTTTTGAACGTTCGTATGCAACCCAGATGAGCGCCAGatgtcaaaaaagaaagaatataCTTAATAGAACTACATCAATAGAATCTTGTTGGATTTACAAAGGATTAAGCTCATTGACAACCATGCACTTAAATTTAAAATCTCTATAGAACATCATTCACAACTTTTTCACCAGGGTGAGAGGAGCATTCGAGGCTTTTCTAATCAATGATTATAACTTTCCTACATAACATGCTACGAAAGCCTTAACTTCTTTGTGAGAGCTTCAAAAAATGAGAGACTCATGGAAGGCTTAGTTTGGTCTTGCGGTCTGCATCTTTGCCACAAAACTTCTTTTGCTTTATTTACAATAGGAACTGCAAAAGAAAAATATCAAGCACATCATCACCGTTGCTCGAGAAGCATACTTTAAGTATTAAACATGCCAAAATTGCTGGAGGTACAGTCATACTAAATACACAAAAATCAATGCTCAGGAAGCACAACAAAACATATAAAAATCTTTGGAGGTACAGCCTGAGTTAATTCACAAAAACCAATGCTCAAGAAGCATAACTGAACATACCAAAATCTATAGAGGTAAGACCTAAATGAATCCACAGAACACCACCAAAGTTCAAACACGCGCCTAGGACTACTAAGCAAAaatatttgcaaatgtgaattttcaTGGAACATGCCAAAAGATAATACCTAGAAGTATTTGGCTGCTCATCATCTTCTTCCATAGGTGTTGAAGTACGATAGCCATATGGGAATGGTGAAAAATATGGTCCATTTCTTGCATCCCCACCAATATATTCATCACCTGGTGATCAATAAGTGATACCCGCTTCTTTGTCAGAATGTTATCTTCAGTACCAAGAACATTTCCAGCATTTGAAGGAACAATCTCTTGAAATCTGCAAAAGACGGAAAAAATTGTTAAAGGACATAGCTTAAGAGCACGGTTCTCAAATTCAGTTTCAACATTATGAAGATCTTAGTCCATAGTGAAAATTAGACATGCAAAAAACAATTACATCATCTACAGCAAGACACAATGTGTAAGCTTTGATAACAAAACTACAGGTTTTATCATTATATATCTGATTCACTTCATGAATACCTGCATTTAGTCATACAGAGGACAAATTAATCAACACATGCGGACAAATTAATCAACACATGGGGTATGCTGGTAACGGAGAGTAATAAACATGGTGACTACGCATGTGTCGATCAACCATCCCGAGTCTCCTGACATGCATGTTAAAGATTATTGTTACCATCTTGTATCCATAAGATGGAATAAAGCTTATTCAGTTTGAATTCTGATTTCTCGCAAAAGAAAGTTTGAATTCTGATTTCTATTTTTTTATCATGCAAACTACCACTACATACACCAAAGAGCTTTTTTGCATACAAGACGCATGCAAGATCACAAGCATACATTCTATGTGTAAGTAGGTTGCACGCCATTTCCATGTGTCACTCTTTGTGCTTCACGAGTCCCTGCCATTCAAAAGCGGCAATCCAATAAGGCTTTGCAATCACTAATTTGAAATCTACAAGGTGACAAAATTGTTCACGTATTTGCACAACAACCAGAGAGTACAATAAAAGTAGAAGTTCTTTCCCTGGAATCAAAAAGTTTGATCTCTTGTAGGTCCTTAATGGAGATGAATTTTCTTG comes from Triticum aestivum cultivar Chinese Spring chromosome 5B, IWGSC CS RefSeq v2.1, whole genome shotgun sequence and encodes:
- the LOC123117207 gene encoding uncharacterized protein, which codes for MEMACNLLTHRIFQEIVPSNAGNVLGTEDNILTKKRVSLIDHQVMNILVGMQEMDHIFHHSHMAIVLQHLWKKMMSSQILLVPIVNKAKEVLWQRCRPQDQTKPSMSLSFFEALTKKLRLS